One Embleya scabrispora DNA window includes the following coding sequences:
- a CDS encoding methyltransferase domain-containing protein, with amino-acid sequence MTTPTPRTPTPTPSDTDDTRRLRHAMVDAMATDGIRPDVVEAFRAEPRHVYLPRFVRRVEAAPGTWETRVFTPEHPDWAREVYTDQLLVTATMFGDDGPPLSSSTVPSLMAAMLDALAVEPGMRVLEVGAGTGYNAGLLARLTGDTNVTTIDIEPDVATAARHALTTAGHPGVRVVHTDGSHPPAGPRSVDRLIATCGVDHVPPAWLAAVRPGGRLVVPVGTGVASLTVDEHGHAEGPFLATPAYFMSLRTTAGTNTIPYPGDPTGPLEPCAMPLAAWHDDDLRFAVALALPASDLGQRDLPDALTLWTTDGSVATIHADGTCRQSGPRHLAHELADIHHDFDNAGRPGRRHHRLRIDPHGHHTATFTPTP; translated from the coding sequence ATGACCACCCCCACCCCACGAACCCCCACACCGACTCCGTCGGACACCGACGACACCCGCCGGCTGCGCCACGCCATGGTCGATGCGATGGCCACCGACGGCATCCGCCCGGACGTGGTGGAGGCATTTCGCGCAGAGCCGCGGCACGTGTACCTGCCCCGCTTCGTCCGCCGCGTCGAAGCCGCCCCGGGGACCTGGGAGACCCGCGTGTTCACGCCCGAGCACCCCGACTGGGCGCGAGAGGTTTACACCGATCAACTCCTGGTCACCGCGACGATGTTCGGCGACGACGGCCCACCGCTGTCCTCCTCCACCGTCCCCTCCCTCATGGCCGCCATGCTCGACGCCCTCGCGGTCGAACCCGGCATGCGCGTGCTCGAGGTCGGCGCCGGCACCGGCTACAACGCCGGCCTCCTCGCCCGCCTGACCGGCGACACCAACGTCACCACGATCGACATCGAACCCGACGTCGCCACCGCCGCCCGCCACGCCCTCACCACGGCGGGGCACCCGGGCGTGCGCGTCGTACACACCGACGGCAGCCACCCACCCGCCGGACCCCGCAGCGTCGACCGATTGATCGCCACCTGCGGTGTGGACCACGTCCCGCCCGCCTGGCTCGCCGCGGTCCGACCCGGTGGCCGCCTCGTCGTACCCGTGGGCACCGGCGTCGCATCCCTGACCGTCGACGAACACGGCCACGCCGAAGGCCCGTTCCTGGCCACACCCGCCTACTTCATGAGCCTGCGTACCACCGCCGGCACCAACACCATCCCCTACCCGGGGGACCCGACCGGCCCCCTCGAACCGTGCGCGATGCCCCTCGCGGCGTGGCACGACGACGATCTGCGCTTCGCCGTCGCCCTCGCCCTGCCCGCATCCGACCTGGGCCAACGCGACCTCCCCGACGCACTGACCCTGTGGACCACCGACGGCTCCGTCGCCACCATCCACGCCGACGGCACCTGCCGCCAATCCGGCCCCCGCCACCTCGCCCACGAACTCGCCGACATCCACCACGACTTCGACAACGCCGGCAGACCCGGGCGCCGACACCACCGACTCCGCATCGACCCCCACGGACACCACACAGCCACGTTCACACCCACGCCATAA
- a CDS encoding type II toxin-antitoxin system prevent-host-death family antitoxin, whose protein sequence is MSTSSSADPSGTDRAATASRSAGPAPRRRRPAPAETTDAAPARKSRARRPVSGGRAPSADTPVVAGAAVSGAARGVVLPDVADPVWAEIPLPLRQSLSVSAYALVHPVRGALAEGSGRALRSALYAAARLRVTGAHWHVLLTASRSAFGGPRSTRADHAYEMLEKVVERHLRPAPAGRSDIPAPESPSTEPASTAPTSAPHSEPAGVDTAPASSPRRVAASTSAATVPDPGSTATKRARTAPAVALAPTGRGARSRPEPARSSGAGAVPAPAAPPVSPPAAEPVAAPVGFGGAALADELREIVEQRAILALTGSTAVTADHALAALPAAAASQAVWVRPQGGGGGPLARALFTGLGVDRRRSVPRGLGAVEDLVAAELRRSPRLVIVSDAHLLPRAALELLDRLWSRERFPLVLAGDRRLDRALECLSPALDSCVFVRHRLPDDTAPAPEPRDTPAVPAHPVPAAAPEADNAPTTGSGAPGACVPGPAAPPNPPRTPAPTADVGSPSEPAAAPAFAPATLHEARAALRQLIREAADGTPVPVSRDTDHAVLTTLAHAAALGWDTARADDHGIAEARSRLGDLVRLAAHGRPQVLRRHSTPVAVLLPAADTAGTAAAAAAFTPESAGPALAPAVDATALPAPVAAPPDTEAAAVPPTPAPAPQPTAGSAAPSPAPGTTDAAAPDAAPTPIAPDAAPVPATPVPAPGVAESAPDPGAALALRGRTLASFGQALEDVLTPTTGADTATPGVPALGIRALDEALGGLRPGRLHLIAAAPGDGASLIATAAARTTALDLGLPVLYAASGLSRGDVAARIVAAHLPVDYRRLRAGRLNTTEAGDVAILHGEIAAAPLYIDDGADLTAAAIAAGVADLPDLALVVVDRLQKVPDPRLPLSGPAAVLDAVQALIHLARTHDLPVVAVLDTDDPHLVAAASLDITLTLTRDVDRVHAAVAERDLGTHTTTILRADLAHARLTDLPTPPTAPGPPAPGSTPPDPAPPTAAPPWPPVTAPGTATRAPTTPPAPVPAASMAPRPERAHGNAPDAREQRNADAAVPTSESAPGRGARGPSRPSSARGTGYASRDYSHFTSMISRAVEEALTEHGGDVDAAVEALVKKAVPNGMALFEATRVGSNYEHTVYPELPEFLRKKTRDGVDGIWEGRHNWTNTALLDDLRAGTRDPVVVDVLDTNAAFLSAFKTHLPIGKLVHDPTGGYDPKRSGVYLLNSRPTWDHPHLPDPIGNRREDGEILLDDATLRLLLRCAALGLCQAPVIAESWTSGASEGLLEKFRRVLTEVRENALKAGDVVTVEYVKAMYSKFVSTMGESSANRDIRRPEWMHIIRSQAFANLWRKGYRAHENGLTIVRMRGVDELHVTGGDWRAVFDEGRSTAQTKSKEQYTLPGKAA, encoded by the coding sequence ATGTCGACGTCGAGTTCCGCGGATCCCTCGGGGACCGACCGGGCGGCGACCGCGTCCCGGTCGGCCGGCCCGGCCCCGCGACGGCGCCGCCCCGCCCCGGCCGAGACCACCGACGCCGCCCCCGCGCGCAAGTCCCGCGCGAGGAGACCCGTTTCGGGCGGCCGCGCCCCGTCGGCCGACACTCCGGTCGTCGCCGGTGCGGCGGTCTCGGGCGCGGCGCGCGGTGTGGTGTTGCCGGACGTGGCGGACCCGGTCTGGGCCGAGATCCCGCTGCCGTTGCGGCAGAGCCTGTCCGTGTCCGCGTACGCGCTGGTGCATCCCGTCCGCGGGGCATTGGCCGAAGGGTCCGGCCGCGCGCTGCGTTCGGCCCTGTACGCCGCTGCCCGGCTGCGGGTGACCGGCGCGCACTGGCACGTGCTGCTCACCGCCTCCCGCAGCGCCTTCGGCGGGCCGCGCAGTACTCGCGCGGACCACGCCTACGAGATGCTGGAAAAGGTTGTGGAACGCCATTTGCGCCCCGCCCCCGCCGGCCGATCCGACATCCCCGCCCCCGAGTCCCCGAGCACCGAACCGGCGTCCACCGCGCCCACCTCTGCCCCGCACTCCGAGCCGGCCGGTGTCGACACGGCCCCGGCATCGTCCCCGCGACGGGTCGCCGCGTCGACGTCGGCCGCGACGGTGCCCGACCCGGGATCGACCGCGACGAAGCGGGCGCGTACCGCGCCGGCCGTCGCCCTCGCGCCGACCGGCCGGGGCGCGCGGTCGCGGCCGGAACCGGCCCGTTCGTCCGGCGCCGGTGCGGTACCGGCGCCAGCCGCCCCACCCGTCTCGCCTCCCGCTGCGGAGCCGGTTGCCGCGCCTGTCGGCTTCGGCGGTGCGGCGTTGGCCGACGAGCTGCGCGAGATCGTCGAGCAGCGGGCGATCCTGGCGCTCACCGGCTCCACCGCCGTCACCGCGGACCACGCGCTTGCGGCACTGCCGGCAGCCGCCGCGTCGCAGGCAGTGTGGGTACGGCCGCAGGGCGGGGGCGGCGGACCCTTGGCGCGGGCCCTGTTCACCGGACTGGGTGTGGACCGACGCCGGTCGGTGCCGCGCGGGTTGGGCGCCGTCGAGGACCTGGTCGCCGCCGAGCTCCGGCGCTCCCCGCGTTTGGTGATCGTGTCCGACGCACACCTGCTGCCGCGCGCGGCCCTGGAACTGCTCGACCGGCTGTGGTCACGCGAGCGCTTCCCCCTGGTCCTGGCCGGCGACCGCCGCCTCGACCGCGCCCTGGAATGCCTCTCGCCGGCGCTGGACTCCTGCGTGTTCGTTCGCCACCGCCTGCCCGACGACACCGCACCCGCCCCCGAACCCCGCGACACACCGGCCGTGCCGGCACACCCGGTGCCCGCCGCCGCGCCCGAGGCGGACAACGCGCCGACCACCGGCTCCGGTGCCCCGGGCGCCTGCGTCCCGGGGCCCGCGGCCCCACCGAACCCCCCACGGACCCCCGCGCCCACAGCCGACGTCGGGTCCCCTTCGGAACCGGCCGCCGCGCCTGCTTTCGCGCCGGCGACGTTGCACGAGGCCCGCGCCGCGCTTCGGCAGTTGATCCGCGAGGCCGCCGACGGCACACCCGTCCCCGTGTCCCGCGACACCGACCACGCCGTCCTGACCACCCTCGCCCATGCCGCCGCGCTGGGCTGGGACACGGCCCGGGCCGACGACCACGGGATCGCCGAGGCCCGCAGCAGACTCGGCGACCTCGTCCGCCTCGCCGCCCACGGCCGCCCGCAGGTCCTGCGCCGGCACTCCACTCCCGTGGCCGTGCTGCTGCCCGCCGCCGACACCGCCGGCACCGCCGCCGCGGCCGCCGCGTTCACTCCTGAGAGCGCCGGGCCCGCCCTTGCCCCCGCCGTGGATGCCACCGCCTTGCCCGCGCCCGTTGCCGCCCCACCCGACACCGAGGCCGCCGCCGTACCCCCGACACCGGCCCCCGCCCCGCAGCCGACCGCCGGCTCCGCGGCGCCGTCCCCCGCCCCCGGCACGACCGACGCGGCCGCGCCCGACGCCGCACCGACCCCGATCGCGCCCGACGCGGCGCCCGTGCCCGCAACGCCCGTCCCGGCGCCCGGTGTTGCCGAGTCCGCCCCGGATCCCGGGGCCGCGCTCGCTTTGCGCGGGCGGACGTTGGCGTCCTTCGGGCAGGCATTGGAGGACGTGCTGACCCCCACCACTGGCGCCGACACCGCCACCCCGGGGGTGCCGGCGCTGGGGATCCGCGCGTTGGACGAGGCGCTGGGCGGTTTGCGGCCGGGCCGCCTCCACCTGATCGCCGCCGCCCCCGGCGACGGGGCGAGCCTGATCGCGACCGCCGCCGCGCGCACCACCGCCCTGGACCTGGGCCTGCCGGTCCTGTACGCCGCTTCGGGCCTGTCCCGCGGCGACGTCGCCGCGCGGATCGTCGCCGCCCACCTGCCGGTGGACTACCGCCGCCTGCGCGCCGGCCGGCTGAACACGACCGAGGCGGGCGACGTGGCGATCCTGCACGGCGAGATCGCCGCCGCGCCGCTGTATATCGACGACGGCGCGGACCTGACCGCAGCCGCGATCGCCGCCGGCGTCGCGGACCTTCCCGACCTGGCCCTGGTCGTGGTCGACCGCCTGCAGAAGGTCCCCGATCCGCGGCTGCCGCTGTCCGGACCCGCCGCCGTGCTCGACGCCGTCCAGGCGCTGATCCACCTCGCCCGCACGCACGACCTCCCGGTCGTGGCCGTCCTGGACACCGACGACCCCCACCTGGTCGCCGCCGCGTCCCTGGACATCACCCTCACCCTGACCCGCGACGTCGACCGCGTCCACGCCGCCGTCGCCGAACGCGACCTCGGCACCCACACCACCACCATCTTGCGCGCCGACCTCGCCCACGCCCGCCTCACCGACCTCCCCACACCCCCCACCGCCCCCGGGCCCCCCGCGCCGGGCAGCACACCCCCCGACCCCGCGCCGCCCACCGCCGCGCCGCCCTGGCCGCCCGTCACGGCGCCCGGCACCGCGACCCGCGCCCCCACCACGCCCCCCGCCCCCGTACCGGCCGCCTCCATGGCTCCGCGACCCGAACGCGCCCACGGCAACGCCCCCGACGCTCGGGAACAACGGAACGCCGACGCCGCGGTTCCCACGTCCGAATCCGCGCCCGGTCGCGGCGCGCGAGGCCCGTCCCGGCCCTCGTCCGCCCGGGGCACCGGCTACGCCAGCCGCGACTACTCCCACTTCACCTCGATGATCTCCCGCGCGGTGGAGGAGGCGCTGACCGAACACGGCGGCGACGTCGACGCGGCGGTCGAGGCCCTGGTGAAAAAGGCCGTCCCGAACGGCATGGCCCTGTTCGAGGCGACCCGGGTGGGCTCGAACTACGAACACACCGTCTACCCCGAACTCCCCGAATTCCTGCGGAAGAAGACCCGCGACGGCGTCGACGGCATCTGGGAGGGCCGCCACAACTGGACCAACACCGCCCTCCTCGACGACCTCCGGGCCGGCACCCGCGATCCCGTCGTCGTCGACGTCCTCGACACCAACGCCGCGTTCCTGTCCGCGTTCAAGACCCACCTGCCCATCGGCAAACTCGTCCACGATCCCACCGGCGGATACGACCCCAAACGCTCCGGCGTCTACCTCCTGAACTCCCGCCCCACCTGGGACCACCCCCACCTGCCCGACCCCATCGGCAACCGCCGCGAAGACGGCGAAATCCTCCTCGACGACGCCACCCTGCGCCTCCTGCTGCGCTGCGCCGCGCTCGGCTTGTGCCAGGCGCCGGTGATCGCCGAGTCCTGGACGTCGGGCGCGAGCGAGGGGCTGCTGGAGAAGTTCCGCCGGGTGCTGACCGAGGTCCGCGAGAACGCGCTCAAGGCGGGCGATGTCGTCACGGTCGAGTACGTCAAGGCGATGTACTCGAAGTTCGTCTCCACGATGGGGGAGTCGAGCGCGAACCGCGACATCCGCCGACCCGAGTGGATGCACATCATCCGCTCCCAGGCGTTCGCGAACCTGTGGCGCAAGGGATACCGCGCCCACGAGAACGGCCTGACGATCGTGCGCATGCGCGGCGTGGACGAACTCCACGTCACCGGCGGCGACTGGCGCGCCGTGTTCGACGAGGGCCGCTCCACCGCGCAGACGAAATCGAAGGAGCAGTACACCCTGCCCGGGAAGGCCGCGTAA
- a CDS encoding PadR family transcriptional regulator: MRINVTTTVAKVLRVFVQDPQKPRYGMEIMQAAHLASGSLYPILARLEKARWIVGHTEDIDPSTAGRPARRHYTMTGDGLAAARLALAELHELTRISEPLPGTWLPGPHTEGESK; this comes from the coding sequence GTGAGGATCAACGTCACCACCACCGTGGCGAAGGTCCTCCGCGTCTTCGTACAGGACCCACAAAAGCCTCGATACGGCATGGAGATCATGCAGGCCGCACATCTGGCGAGCGGATCGCTGTACCCGATCCTCGCCCGCCTGGAGAAGGCCCGTTGGATTGTCGGCCACACCGAGGACATCGACCCCAGCACGGCGGGCCGGCCGGCCCGCCGCCACTACACGATGACCGGCGACGGCCTCGCGGCCGCCCGTCTGGCCCTCGCCGAACTCCACGAACTCACCCGGATCTCGGAGCCGTTGCCGGGAACGTGGCTCCCGGGGCCACACACCGAGGGGGAGAGCAAATGA
- a CDS encoding tetratricopeptide repeat protein, with translation MSKPTRARREQIRREAASIRARCEREGRTVGEIADIIGGRIPELSALEGWRLALGWTRARTLAGVARIYADDGLRMPGLSAEQLCRFEHGPDRPGLEYARVLARVYGTSVDRLGLATRCGCGRNEPGDAGGRFGYGRARETHVGWATTHWGVEHVTTAAGLPAVRESLHLVLADGPHPSQALVDLAEAAAGHYALNYSRHPPQVLFDELHRVRGMLVPVLEPAAGGGDDVAAAGLRSVAARLTALLGNLAFHLGDHSGAQAHLGAAALLGESCGDDDLRAWTYGAASMVARADRRHRSALAYAEHGLALAGTPLRRAQLSSWALAPSLAALGRAEDAQRALADADDDLDAVPAQAPGRFGFDHAEHLLHTAETHIALGQGDRASGPAGASIAAAVHASPGWAAATAVLALAEAPTAPDDAAARAHDLLDRVPAQHVRSTTRERLDRLVLGLPREAPAGDELRERIAALPPTVDTHGRPPAP, from the coding sequence ATGTCGAAACCGACCCGGGCCAGGCGCGAACAGATCCGACGGGAGGCCGCGAGCATCCGTGCCCGTTGCGAGCGTGAGGGCCGCACGGTCGGGGAGATCGCCGACATCATCGGGGGCCGCATCCCAGAACTGTCCGCGCTGGAGGGATGGCGGCTCGCCCTGGGCTGGACCCGTGCACGCACCCTGGCCGGTGTCGCGCGAATCTACGCCGACGACGGGCTGCGGATGCCCGGGTTGTCGGCGGAGCAGTTGTGCCGTTTCGAACACGGGCCCGACCGGCCCGGTCTCGAGTACGCGCGGGTCCTCGCACGGGTGTACGGCACCAGCGTGGATCGGTTGGGGTTGGCGACACGATGCGGGTGCGGAAGGAACGAACCGGGGGATGCCGGTGGCCGGTTCGGGTACGGTCGGGCGCGGGAGACCCACGTCGGGTGGGCGACCACGCACTGGGGAGTGGAACACGTGACCACCGCCGCCGGACTGCCCGCCGTCCGTGAATCCCTCCACCTCGTCCTCGCCGACGGCCCCCACCCTTCGCAGGCCCTCGTCGACCTCGCCGAGGCGGCCGCAGGACACTACGCGCTGAACTACTCGCGCCACCCACCGCAGGTGTTGTTCGACGAACTCCACCGTGTGCGCGGCATGTTGGTCCCCGTCCTCGAACCCGCCGCCGGCGGTGGGGACGACGTCGCGGCGGCGGGTCTGCGGTCGGTCGCGGCCCGGCTCACCGCGCTGTTGGGCAACCTCGCGTTCCACCTGGGTGACCACAGCGGCGCCCAGGCGCATCTGGGCGCCGCCGCTCTGTTGGGCGAAAGCTGCGGGGATGACGACCTGCGGGCGTGGACGTACGGCGCGGCGTCCATGGTCGCCCGCGCCGACCGACGCCACCGGAGCGCGTTGGCGTACGCCGAACACGGCCTCGCGCTCGCGGGCACGCCGCTGCGCCGCGCGCAACTGTCGTCCTGGGCACTCGCGCCGTCCCTCGCCGCGCTCGGCCGCGCCGAGGACGCGCAGCGCGCCCTCGCCGACGCGGACGACGATCTCGACGCCGTTCCCGCGCAGGCTCCGGGGCGGTTCGGCTTCGACCACGCCGAGCATCTCCTACACACGGCCGAGACCCACATCGCCCTCGGGCAGGGCGACCGCGCGAGCGGGCCCGCGGGCGCGTCGATCGCCGCCGCCGTGCACGCGTCACCGGGTTGGGCGGCGGCCACCGCCGTCCTGGCCCTGGCCGAAGCCCCCACCGCACCCGACGACGCCGCCGCCCGCGCCCACGACCTCCTCGACCGCGTCCCGGCGCAGCACGTGCGCAGCACCACCCGCGAGCGCCTCGACCGCCTGGTCCTGGGCCTGCCCCGGGAGGCACCCGCCGGCGACGAACTCCGGGAACGTATCGCGGCGTTGCCCCCGACTGTCGACACCCACGGACGACCGCCGGCACCGTGA
- a CDS encoding GIY-YIG nuclease family protein, producing MDGDEFERHRARRAALENRRTAVYRLFDADGVLLYVGISVDPVKRFRGHRYGSKRSKPKEWWPQVASSRIEWFDSRSRAEFAESFAVVTEHPRHNKAKTGEAAGRWFRHRWLEERLAGGPRPGPDAGAGAWRAWDEATAEICGHEVPFELWWSPHSPCGRLAAQRAEAARAHGRTIREHIAWPLRVEELVRLTLHHHGHCERCREPYPCAVVRSAAARFAHDPQYAPLWERPAMP from the coding sequence ATGGACGGCGACGAGTTCGAGCGGCATCGTGCCCGCCGGGCGGCGCTCGAAAACCGGCGCACCGCGGTGTATCGGCTGTTCGACGCCGACGGTGTGTTGTTGTACGTGGGCATCTCCGTGGATCCGGTGAAGCGGTTCCGCGGTCACCGGTACGGCAGCAAGCGGTCGAAGCCGAAGGAATGGTGGCCGCAGGTCGCGTCGAGTCGCATCGAGTGGTTCGACTCCCGCTCGCGGGCCGAATTCGCCGAGTCGTTCGCCGTCGTCACCGAACACCCGCGCCACAACAAGGCGAAGACCGGGGAGGCTGCCGGCCGCTGGTTCCGCCACCGTTGGCTGGAGGAACGCCTCGCCGGCGGCCCCCGCCCGGGGCCGGACGCGGGCGCGGGGGCGTGGAGGGCGTGGGACGAGGCCACCGCCGAGATCTGCGGCCACGAGGTGCCGTTCGAGTTGTGGTGGAGCCCGCACTCGCCGTGCGGCCGCCTTGCGGCGCAGCGGGCCGAGGCGGCACGTGCGCACGGTCGCACGATTCGAGAACACATTGCGTGGCCGCTGCGGGTCGAGGAGTTGGTACGCCTGACCCTCCATCATCACGGTCACTGCGAGCGTTGCCGGGAGCCGTACCCGTGTGCGGTGGTCCGCTCGGCCGCCGCGCGCTTCGCGCACGACCCGCAGTACGCGCCGCTGTGGGAGCGGCCGGCGATGCCGTGA
- a CDS encoding DUF3825 domain-containing protein yields the protein MSEGRPSATPADLAVYKQQLASNGAPPPPPAGRPKAPDRALYAHAHLGRIRSAAERRAGEGDPDVFDRLAELAENEDWDGRDPNFRGEHRILRAYVEWTFERAHLQGRVLTGTDERFGTFNTGLATREQEDIFGLFEVNRVEGRQPWYFRGWRVESDRDFLKNFPTPPEPVTFTEDPSAYHYDWTRELKVNVRHVMEDNLDRFPRALRTDLYGLELRLEAAVKRAAQRAKRNYKAAVPMWYPKADEVQLLLPLSLTHPHTVDLALVVSRHGEHYRGNTVLTMGMAYSNARLLARPDGDWLQPAADSSETPDVGHGAVA from the coding sequence ATGTCCGAGGGCCGCCCCTCCGCCACGCCCGCCGACCTCGCGGTGTATAAACAGCAGCTCGCCTCGAACGGCGCACCGCCCCCGCCGCCGGCGGGCCGACCCAAGGCGCCGGACCGGGCCCTGTACGCGCACGCCCACCTGGGTCGGATTCGTTCCGCGGCCGAGCGGCGCGCCGGCGAGGGGGACCCGGACGTCTTCGACAGGCTCGCGGAACTCGCCGAGAACGAGGACTGGGACGGCCGTGATCCGAACTTCCGGGGCGAGCATCGGATCCTGCGTGCCTACGTCGAGTGGACCTTCGAACGCGCCCACCTCCAGGGCAGGGTCCTCACCGGCACCGACGAACGCTTCGGCACGTTCAACACCGGTCTGGCCACCAGGGAACAGGAGGACATTTTCGGCCTGTTCGAAGTCAACCGTGTCGAGGGCCGCCAGCCCTGGTACTTCCGCGGCTGGAGAGTGGAAAGCGACCGCGACTTCCTCAAGAACTTCCCCACTCCACCGGAACCCGTCACGTTCACCGAGGACCCGTCGGCCTACCACTACGACTGGACCCGGGAACTGAAGGTGAACGTGCGCCACGTCATGGAGGACAACCTCGACAGGTTCCCGCGAGCCCTGCGAACGGACCTCTACGGGCTGGAACTGCGCCTGGAGGCCGCCGTGAAGCGCGCCGCCCAGCGCGCGAAACGCAACTACAAGGCGGCCGTTCCGATGTGGTACCCCAAGGCCGACGAGGTGCAGCTGCTGCTGCCGCTCTCGCTCACCCACCCCCACACCGTGGATCTGGCGCTCGTCGTCTCCCGCCACGGCGAGCACTACCGCGGGAACACCGTGCTCACCATGGGCATGGCCTACAGCAACGCCCGACTCCTGGCCCGCCCGGACGGGGACTGGCTCCAACCCGCGGCGGACTCCTCGGAGACGCCGGACGTCGGCCACGGCGCGGTGGCATAG